A stretch of the Gossypium hirsutum isolate 1008001.06 chromosome D07, Gossypium_hirsutum_v2.1, whole genome shotgun sequence genome encodes the following:
- the LOC107925719 gene encoding uncharacterized protein isoform X3 has protein sequence MASSPMVHYMSSVSPHSPKCYHNNQTLALPHSNFLSPTSFLRLKRKTLFSNIQFNRPLAPRPLVYALQSNFFKVIQTVWKVGKDGVEAGTNLVPDSVPRPIARISVSVVVLFVTLFVLKSFLSTAFFALYIFRKGLGSSINSVLEAKRISRNCKLWLVELQNTYILLQWHKVGLFFLKI, from the exons ATGGCTTCCTCACCTATGGTTCATTACATGTCTTCTGTATCACCACACTCTCCAAAATGTTACCACAATAACCAAACCCTAGCTCTCCCTCACTCTAATTTCTTGTCTCCCACATCCTTTTTAAGGTTAAAGAGGaaaacccttttctcaaatattcaaTTTAACAGGCCCTTAGCACCAAGACCCTTGGTATATGCACTTCAGTCCAACTTCTTCAAAG TTATTCAGACTGTATGGAAGGTTGGGAAGGATGGAGTTGAAGCTGGAACCAATTTAGTGCCG GACTCTGTCCCGAGACCAATCGCAAGGATCTCTGTTTCAGTTGTCGTTCTGTTTGTGACACTTTTTGTACTCAAGTCATTCCTGTCAACAGCTTTCTTCGCGCTG TATATATTCAGGAAAGGCTTAGGTAGCAGCATAAATTCAGTTCTAGAAGCTAAACGCATCAGTAGGAACTGCAAGCTATGGCTTGTGGAATTGCAAAATACTTATATTTTGCTTCAGTGGCACAAAGTGGGcctattttttcttaaaatttag
- the LOC107925719 gene encoding uncharacterized protein isoform X2, which produces MASSPMVHYMSSVSPHSPKCYHNNQTLALPHSNFLSPTSFLRLKRKTLFSNIQFNRPLAPRPLVYALQSNFFKGLVVSMVFADNHVISFIQTVWKVGKDGVEAGTNLVPDSVPRPIARISVSVVVLFVTLFVLKSFLSTAFFALATMGLVYFVFIALNKDQGPRGGSGSESMEDPVEEARKIMEKYK; this is translated from the exons ATGGCTTCCTCACCTATGGTTCATTACATGTCTTCTGTATCACCACACTCTCCAAAATGTTACCACAATAACCAAACCCTAGCTCTCCCTCACTCTAATTTCTTGTCTCCCACATCCTTTTTAAGGTTAAAGAGGaaaacccttttctcaaatattcaaTTTAACAGGCCCTTAGCACCAAGACCCTTGGTATATGCACTTCAGTCCAACTTCTTCAAAG GTCTTGTGGTTAGTATGGTCTTTGCAGATAATCATGTGATAAGCT TTATTCAGACTGTATGGAAGGTTGGGAAGGATGGAGTTGAAGCTGGAACCAATTTAGTGCCG GACTCTGTCCCGAGACCAATCGCAAGGATCTCTGTTTCAGTTGTCGTTCTGTTTGTGACACTTTTTGTACTCAAGTCATTCCTGTCAACAGCTTTCTTCGCGCTG GCCACAATGGGACTTGTGTATTTCGTATTTATTGCCTTGAACAAAGATCAAGGACCAAGAGGAGGCAGTGGCAGTGAATCCATGGAGGACCCTGTGGAAGAAGCAAGAAAAATAATGGAAAAGTACAAATGA
- the LOC107925719 gene encoding uncharacterized protein isoform X1, whose protein sequence is MASSPMVHYMSSVSPHSPKCYHNNQTLALPHSNFLSPTSFLRLKRKTLFSNIQFNRPLAPRPLVYALQSNFFKGLVVSMVFADNHVISFIQTVWKVGKDGVEAGTNLVPDSVPRPIARISVSVVVLFVTLFVLKSFLSTAFFALYIFRKGLGSSINSVLEAKRISRNCKLWLVELQNTYILLQWHKVGLFFLKI, encoded by the exons ATGGCTTCCTCACCTATGGTTCATTACATGTCTTCTGTATCACCACACTCTCCAAAATGTTACCACAATAACCAAACCCTAGCTCTCCCTCACTCTAATTTCTTGTCTCCCACATCCTTTTTAAGGTTAAAGAGGaaaacccttttctcaaatattcaaTTTAACAGGCCCTTAGCACCAAGACCCTTGGTATATGCACTTCAGTCCAACTTCTTCAAAG GTCTTGTGGTTAGTATGGTCTTTGCAGATAATCATGTGATAAGCT TTATTCAGACTGTATGGAAGGTTGGGAAGGATGGAGTTGAAGCTGGAACCAATTTAGTGCCG GACTCTGTCCCGAGACCAATCGCAAGGATCTCTGTTTCAGTTGTCGTTCTGTTTGTGACACTTTTTGTACTCAAGTCATTCCTGTCAACAGCTTTCTTCGCGCTG TATATATTCAGGAAAGGCTTAGGTAGCAGCATAAATTCAGTTCTAGAAGCTAAACGCATCAGTAGGAACTGCAAGCTATGGCTTGTGGAATTGCAAAATACTTATATTTTGCTTCAGTGGCACAAAGTGGGcctattttttcttaaaatttag
- the LOC107925719 gene encoding uncharacterized protein isoform X4, translating into MASSPMVHYMSSVSPHSPKCYHNNQTLALPHSNFLSPTSFLRLKRKTLFSNIQFNRPLAPRPLVYALQSNFFKVIQTVWKVGKDGVEAGTNLVPDSVPRPIARISVSVVVLFVTLFVLKSFLSTAFFALATMGLVYFVFIALNKDQGPRGGSGSESMEDPVEEARKIMEKYK; encoded by the exons ATGGCTTCCTCACCTATGGTTCATTACATGTCTTCTGTATCACCACACTCTCCAAAATGTTACCACAATAACCAAACCCTAGCTCTCCCTCACTCTAATTTCTTGTCTCCCACATCCTTTTTAAGGTTAAAGAGGaaaacccttttctcaaatattcaaTTTAACAGGCCCTTAGCACCAAGACCCTTGGTATATGCACTTCAGTCCAACTTCTTCAAAG TTATTCAGACTGTATGGAAGGTTGGGAAGGATGGAGTTGAAGCTGGAACCAATTTAGTGCCG GACTCTGTCCCGAGACCAATCGCAAGGATCTCTGTTTCAGTTGTCGTTCTGTTTGTGACACTTTTTGTACTCAAGTCATTCCTGTCAACAGCTTTCTTCGCGCTG GCCACAATGGGACTTGTGTATTTCGTATTTATTGCCTTGAACAAAGATCAAGGACCAAGAGGAGGCAGTGGCAGTGAATCCATGGAGGACCCTGTGGAAGAAGCAAGAAAAATAATGGAAAAGTACAAATGA
- the LOC107925852 gene encoding uncharacterized protein isoform X2 has translation MAHTLPSSDQSSDQDKWDSGGLECKGQLLIKIVMRNRLTALVVDGDTTCWVLEQELLHSYGVQTLGVDNSRDAVDLIASDAEFNLIIIEKILPVLNGLAGCVVRCWRSQLAREKVKGRPFWQLVLMCSLRDL, from the exons ATGGCACATACTTTACCTTCAAGCGATCAATCATCAGATCAGGATAAGTGGGACAGTGGAGGACTAGAATGCAAGGGACAACTACTTATTAAAATTGTTATGAGGAATAGGTTGACAGCTCTTGTGGTTGATGGAGACACGACGTGTTGGGTTCTGGAGCAGGAACTTCTTCATTCTTATGGGGTTCAAACTCTAGGTGTCGACAACAGCAGGGATGCAGTCGACCTCATTGCATCCGATGCAGAATTCAATCTTATCATCATCGAAAAGATTCTTCCTGTCCTGAATGGCCTTGCG GGGTGCGTTGTAAGATGCTGGAGGTCACAGCTTGCTCGAGAGAAAGTGAAAGGCAGGCCTTTCTGGCAATTGGTGTTGATGTGTTCATTGAGAGACCTTTAG
- the LOC107925954 gene encoding uncharacterized protein has translation MGSEEAKDPLKGVDWKAIGSELQKDPSASNKPVIKKRLPKKIRQIPDCYFLPRMSTPSAIAFYGACIAGGIGAGMLLEVWINNKVKEDGGVIWEFDK, from the exons ATGGGAAGTGAGGAAGCTAAAGACCCATTGAAAGGGGTTGATTGGAAAGCAATTGGTAGTGAGTTGCAGAAGGACCCCAGTGCCAGTAATAAACCTGTTATAAAGAAACGACTTCCTAAGAAAATTAGACAAATTCCGGACTGTTATTTCCTTCCTCGAATGTCCACGCCTTCCGCTATTGCCTTCTATGGAGCCTGCATTGCTGGTGGAATCGGTGCTGGGATGCTGCTGGAAGTCTGGATAAACAACAAGGTTAAag AGGATGGAGGTGTTATATGGGAGTTTGACAAATAA
- the LOC107925852 gene encoding two-component response regulator ARR22 isoform X1, whose product MAHTLPSSDQSSDQDKWDSGGLECKGQLLIKIVMRNRLTALVVDGDTTCWVLEQELLHSYGVQTLGVDNSRDAVDLIASDAEFNLIIIEKILPVLNGLAVTRQICEIGVRCKMLEVTACSRESERQAFLAIGVDVFIERPLDPEHLVPILRELDGQ is encoded by the exons ATGGCACATACTTTACCTTCAAGCGATCAATCATCAGATCAGGATAAGTGGGACAGTGGAGGACTAGAATGCAAGGGACAACTACTTATTAAAATTGTTATGAGGAATAGGTTGACAGCTCTTGTGGTTGATGGAGACACGACGTGTTGGGTTCTGGAGCAGGAACTTCTTCATTCTTATGGGGTTCAAACTCTAGGTGTCGACAACAGCAGGGATGCAGTCGACCTCATTGCATCCGATGCAGAATTCAATCTTATCATCATCGAAAAGATTCTTCCTGTCCTGAATGGCCTTGCG GTAACAAGGCAGATTTGTGAAATAGGGGTGCGTTGTAAGATGCTGGAGGTCACAGCTTGCTCGAGAGAAAGTGAAAGGCAGGCCTTTCTGGCAATTGGTGTTGATGTGTTCATTGAGAGACCTTTAGATCCTGAGCATTTGGTTCCCATCCTAAGGGAACTCGATGGGCAGTGA
- the LOC121219563 gene encoding 26S proteasome regulatory subunit 4 homolog A: MGQGTPGGMNRQGFPGDRKPDGSDKKDKKFEPAAPPARVGRKQRKQKGPEAAARLPTVTPLTKCKLRLLKLERVKDYLLMEEEFVANQERLKPQEEKAEEDRSKVDDLRGSPMSVGNLEELIDENHAIVSSSVGPEYYVGILSFVDKDQLEPGCAILMHNKVLSVVGLLQDEVDPMVSVMKVEKAPLESYADIGGLDSQIQEIKEAVELPLTHPELYEDIGIKPPKGVILYGEPGTGKTLLAKAVANSTSATFLRVVGSELIQKYLGDGPKLVRELFRVADDLSPSIVFIDEIDAVGTKRYDAHSGGEREIQRTMLELLNQLDGFDSRGDVKVILATNRIESLDPALLRPGRIDRKIEFPLPDIKTRRRIFQIHTSRMTLADDVNLEEFVMTKDEFSGADIKAICTEAGLLALRERRMKVTHADFKKAKEKVMFKKKEGVPEGLYM; this comes from the exons ATGGGTCAGGGAACACCGGGCGGTATGAATAGGCAAGGTTTCCCAGGGGACCGGAAACCCGATGGCTCTGATAAGAAGGATAAGAAATTTGAGCCAGCGGCGCCCCCAGCCAGGGTGGGGCGCAAGCAACGAAAACAGAAAGGACCTGAGGCCGCGGCTCGGCTTCCGACTGTAACGCCGCTGACGAAGTGTAAACTGCGGTTGCTAAAGCTGGAGCGGGTCAAGGATTATTTACTGATGGAAGAAGAGTTTGTGGCTAACCAGGAAAGGCTCAAGCCTCAGGAAGAGAAAGCCGAGGAGGATCGATCTAAAGTCGATGATTTGAGAGGGTCGCCGATGAGTGTGGGTAACTTGGAGGAGCTAATCGATGAGAACCATGCGATTGTTTCATCGTCGGTTGGGCCTGAGTATTATGTGGGGATTTTATCTTTCGTTGATAAGGATCAGTTGGAGCCTGGATGTGCTATTTTGATGCACAATAAG GTTCTTTCTGTTGTTGGACTTCTGCAAGATGAAGTTGATCCCATGGTATCAGTGATGAAGGTTGAAAAGGCTCCATTGGAATCCTATGCTGATATAGGAGGTTTGGATTCTCAGATACAGGAGATTAAAGAGGCAGTTGAGCTTCCTCTGACTCACCCTGAATTATATGAGGACATTGGTATCAAACCTCCAAAAGGAGTTATCTTGTATGGAGAGCCTGGGACAGGCAAGACTTTGCTTGCAAAG GCAGTGGCTAATTCTACATCTGCAACCTTCTTGCGTGTTGTCGGAAGTGAATTAATTCAGAAGTACTTGGGAGATGGCCCCAAATTAGTTAGGGAACTCTTCAGAGTTGCTGATGATCTTTCCCCTTCAATTGTCttcattgatgaaattgatgcAGTTGGTACTAAGAG GTACGATGCCCATTCTGGTGGTGAACGTGAAATTCAGAGGACCATGTTGGAGTTACTGAACCAGTTAGACGGCTTCGATTCAAGAGGAGATGTCAAAGTAATTCTTGCAACAAATAGGATTGAAAGTCTTGATCCAGCTTTGCTTCGCCCTGGTCGAATTGATAGGAAAATTGAATTTCCCCTACCTGACATCAAAACAAGAAGGCGCATTTTCCAG ATACATACATCAAGGATGACTTTGGCTGATGATGTGAACTTGGAAGAATTTGTTATGACAAAAGATGAGTTCTCCGGAGCTGATATAAAGGCAATATGTACTGAGGCTGGCTTGCTTGCTTTAAGGGAGAGGCGCATGAAG GTGACGCATGCGGACTTTAAGAAGGCCAAGGAAAAGGTGATGTTCAAAAAGAAAGAAGGCGTCCCAGAAGGACTTTATATGTAG
- the LOC121219564 gene encoding transcription factor PIF1 isoform X1 codes for MNHCVPDFEMEDDYSIPSSSILNRARKPSMPEDGIMELLWQNGQVVMQSQNQRSFKKPSPFKYLDAGQSALREIRSSSHHQQQQQQQQQQQQQQSVTDHLFMQEDEMASWLHNPLSDANFDHDFCADLLYPSSSTAVAPCATCTATTSAPPPPPLGRVPQVSVSAMVPASRPPIPPARRNELESTRIQNFGSLSKHKTAAREEQPGPSNSKSVAREVTVVDSSDTPAAAPESGASQAIPCNTEAASGEYNNDACANMSFAAVAYTQSAGVSVGASKDNIATCEATVTSSPGGSSASASASAEPTAQKTGPAEDRKRKGREPDDAECHSEDAEFESPETKKQSRGSSSTKRSRAAEVHNLSERRRRDRINEKMRALQELIPRCNKSDKASMLDEAIEYLKSLQLQVQMMSMGCGMLPMMFPQHYMPTMGMGIGMGMVMDMGLSRPMMPFHNVMAGSGLPTPAASAHLDPRFPVPAFHMSPQVPVPDPSRIQPNNQSDAMLNPLGMQNPNQPRIPSFADPYQQYMGLHQMQLHPPQCQATAQPSSSKPSTSKGVENLENHPSGDMAR; via the exons ATGAATCACTGCGTTCCCGATTTCGAAATGGAAGACGATTATTCAATCCCTTCATCTTCTATATTAAATCGCGCTAGAAAACCTTCCAT GCCAGAGGATGGAATCATGGAGCTGTTGTGGCAAAATGGTCAAGTTGTTATGCAGAGTCAAAACCAAAGATCTTTCAAGAAACCATCGCCGTTCAAATACCTCGACGCCGGCCAATCAGCTCTCAGAGAGATCCGATCATCATCTCACCAtcagcagcagcaacaacaacagCAACAGCAACAGCAACAGCAATCCGTTACCGATCATCTGTTCATGCAAGAAGATGAAATGGCTTCGTGGCTTCACAATCCTCTCAGCGACGCCAACTTCGACCACGATTTCTGTGCTGATCTCCTTTATCCTTCCTCCTCCACTGCTGTTGCTCCTTGCGCTACCTGCACTGCCACAACTTCCGCTCCTCCTCCGCCTCCACTCGGAAGAGTTCCTCAAGTTTCGGTTTCGGCTATGGTGCCTGCTTCTAGGCCCCCGATACCGCCGGCGAGGAGGAATGAGTTGGAGTCTACTAGGATCCAGAACTTCGGTAGCTTGTCCAAGCATAAAACGGCAGCGAGGGAGGAGCAACCTGGACCGTCGAATTCAAAGAGTGTAGCGAGGGAAGTGACGGTCGTTGATTCCAGCGATACTCCGGCGGCTGCTCCCGAATCGGGAGCCTCTCAAGCCATTCCGTGCAACACCGAGGCAGCATCTGGCGAGTACAACAACGATGCCTGCGCCAACATGAGCTTTGCCGCAGTTGCCTACACGCAATCAGCTGGTGTCAGCGTGGGTGCCAGCAAAGACAATATAGCCACGTGCGAAGCCACGGTTACATCATCACCTGGCGGCTCCAGTGCCAGTGCCAGTGCCAGCGCCGAACCGACGGCTCAAAAAACGGGCCCAGCTGAGGACCGGAAGCGTAAAGGAAGAGAACCGGACGACGCCGAGTGTCACAGCGAG GATGCTGAGTTCGAATCCCCTGAAACAAAGAAACAATCTCGTGGATCCTCATCTACGAAAAGGTCCCGTGCTGCAGAGGTTCATAACCTCTCGGAGAGG AGACGCAGAGATAGGATAAATGAAAAGATGAGGGCTTTGCAAGAACTTATTCCTCGTTGCAACAAG TCAGACAAAGCTTCAATGTTGGATGAAGCAATCGAGTACCTAAAGTCACTTCAGTTACAGGTTCAG ATGATGTCCATGGGTTGTGGCATGCTCCCAATGATGTTTCCTCAGCATTACATGCCAACAATGGGGATGGGAATTGGGATGGGCATGGTCATGGATATGGGATTAAGTCGGCCAATGATGCCATTTCACAATGTTATGGCTGGATCAGGTTTACCAACACCAGCTGCTTCAGCTCATTTGGATCCAAGGTTTCCCGTGCCAGCATTTCATATGTCACCACAAGTTCCAGTTCCTGATCCATCAAGAATCCAACCGAACAATCAGTCAGATGCTATGTTGAACCCACTTGGCATGCAAAACCCAAACCAGCCACGGATCCCAAGTTTTGCTGATCCTTATCAGCAGTATATGGGTCTTCACCAGATGCAATTACACCCTCCACAG TGTCAAGCAACGGCCCAGCCGAGTTCCAGTAAACCAAGTACCAGTAAGGGAGTTGAGAATCTTGAAAATCACCCATCAG GTGATATGGCACGATAG
- the LOC107925764 gene encoding B3 domain-containing protein At3g25182: MMELLSRDDFKDTKIDPNWGPFDYLLHVLHVDQLKLQKSHTAPPPPQTLCKQDHTGFKLRFKFNNSVGLKRKRNLKAVEEEDDWVAPKLKPKRRRKQENPQLIVEEMGSRGLVLVIQKTIFFSDINPTASRFSIPFSQVKTHDFLNEAEAKELDDKNPMQVWLLDPSMKGTNITFNKWVMGSSSLYVLTNTWNPVVKNNQLKKGEMVQLWSFRLNSLLCFALVKL; the protein is encoded by the exons ATGATGGAGCTTCTCAGTCGTGATGATTTTAAGGATACAAAGATTGATCCCAATTGGGGTCCTTTTGACTACTTGCTGCACGTACTCCATGTTGACCAACTGAAATTGCAGAAAAGCCACACTGCACCCCCACCACCTCAAACCCTTTGCAAACAAGACCATACGGGTTTCAAGCTGAGGTTCAAGTTCAACAACAGCGTTGGACTGAAAAGGAAACGTAATCTCAAAGCAGTAGAAGAGGAAGACGATTGGGTAGCACCAAAACTGAAGCCGAAGAGAAGAAGGAAGCAAGAGAATCC ACAACTTATAGTTGAAGAGATGGGTAGTAGGGGTTTGGTTCTGGTCATACAAAAGACCATCTTTTTCTCCGACATAAACCCTACTGCCAGTCGTTTCTCCATACCCTTCTCGCAAGTCAAAACTCATGACTTTCTCAACGAGGCAGAGGCTAAAGAGTTAGATGACAAAAACCCCATGCAGGTGTGGTTGTTAGACCCATCCATGAAGGGAACAAACATTACCTTTAACAAGTGGGTTATGGGGTCAAGTTCGCTCTATGTCCTCACTAACACGTGGAACCCTGTTGTGAAGAACAACCAACTCAAAAAAGGCGAGATGGTGCAGCTCTGGTCTTTCCGGCTAAATTCCCTGCTGTGCTTCGCACTCGTAAAGCTCTAG
- the LOC121219564 gene encoding transcription factor PIF1 isoform X2 produces MNHCVPDFEMEDDYSIPSSSILNRARKPSMPEDGIMELLWQNGQVVMQSQNQRSFKKPSPFKYLDAGQSALREIRSSSHHQQQQQQQQQQQQQQSVTDHLFMQEDEMASWLHNPLSDANFDHDFCADLLYPSSSTAVAPCATCTATTSAPPPPPLGRVPQVSVSAMVPASRPPIPPARRNELESTRIQNFGSLSKHKTAAREEQPGPSNSKSVAREVTVVDSSDTPAAAPESGASQAIPCNTEAASGEYNNDACANMSFAAVAYTQSAGVSVGASKDNIATCEATVTSSPGGSSASASASAEPTAQKTGPAEDRKRKGREPDDAECHSEDAEFESPETKKQSRGSSSTKRSRAAEVHNLSERRRRDRINEKMRALQELIPRCNKSDKASMLDEAIEYLKSLQLQVQMMSMGCGMLPMMFPQHYMPTMGMGIGMGMVMDMGLSRPMMPFHNVMAGSGLPTPAASAHLDPRFPVPAFHMSPQVPVPDPSRIQPNNQSDAMLNPLGMQNPNQPRIPSFADPYQQYMGLHQMQLHPPQCQATAQPSSSKPSTSKGVENLENHPSG; encoded by the exons ATGAATCACTGCGTTCCCGATTTCGAAATGGAAGACGATTATTCAATCCCTTCATCTTCTATATTAAATCGCGCTAGAAAACCTTCCAT GCCAGAGGATGGAATCATGGAGCTGTTGTGGCAAAATGGTCAAGTTGTTATGCAGAGTCAAAACCAAAGATCTTTCAAGAAACCATCGCCGTTCAAATACCTCGACGCCGGCCAATCAGCTCTCAGAGAGATCCGATCATCATCTCACCAtcagcagcagcaacaacaacagCAACAGCAACAGCAACAGCAATCCGTTACCGATCATCTGTTCATGCAAGAAGATGAAATGGCTTCGTGGCTTCACAATCCTCTCAGCGACGCCAACTTCGACCACGATTTCTGTGCTGATCTCCTTTATCCTTCCTCCTCCACTGCTGTTGCTCCTTGCGCTACCTGCACTGCCACAACTTCCGCTCCTCCTCCGCCTCCACTCGGAAGAGTTCCTCAAGTTTCGGTTTCGGCTATGGTGCCTGCTTCTAGGCCCCCGATACCGCCGGCGAGGAGGAATGAGTTGGAGTCTACTAGGATCCAGAACTTCGGTAGCTTGTCCAAGCATAAAACGGCAGCGAGGGAGGAGCAACCTGGACCGTCGAATTCAAAGAGTGTAGCGAGGGAAGTGACGGTCGTTGATTCCAGCGATACTCCGGCGGCTGCTCCCGAATCGGGAGCCTCTCAAGCCATTCCGTGCAACACCGAGGCAGCATCTGGCGAGTACAACAACGATGCCTGCGCCAACATGAGCTTTGCCGCAGTTGCCTACACGCAATCAGCTGGTGTCAGCGTGGGTGCCAGCAAAGACAATATAGCCACGTGCGAAGCCACGGTTACATCATCACCTGGCGGCTCCAGTGCCAGTGCCAGTGCCAGCGCCGAACCGACGGCTCAAAAAACGGGCCCAGCTGAGGACCGGAAGCGTAAAGGAAGAGAACCGGACGACGCCGAGTGTCACAGCGAG GATGCTGAGTTCGAATCCCCTGAAACAAAGAAACAATCTCGTGGATCCTCATCTACGAAAAGGTCCCGTGCTGCAGAGGTTCATAACCTCTCGGAGAGG AGACGCAGAGATAGGATAAATGAAAAGATGAGGGCTTTGCAAGAACTTATTCCTCGTTGCAACAAG TCAGACAAAGCTTCAATGTTGGATGAAGCAATCGAGTACCTAAAGTCACTTCAGTTACAGGTTCAG ATGATGTCCATGGGTTGTGGCATGCTCCCAATGATGTTTCCTCAGCATTACATGCCAACAATGGGGATGGGAATTGGGATGGGCATGGTCATGGATATGGGATTAAGTCGGCCAATGATGCCATTTCACAATGTTATGGCTGGATCAGGTTTACCAACACCAGCTGCTTCAGCTCATTTGGATCCAAGGTTTCCCGTGCCAGCATTTCATATGTCACCACAAGTTCCAGTTCCTGATCCATCAAGAATCCAACCGAACAATCAGTCAGATGCTATGTTGAACCCACTTGGCATGCAAAACCCAAACCAGCCACGGATCCCAAGTTTTGCTGATCCTTATCAGCAGTATATGGGTCTTCACCAGATGCAATTACACCCTCCACAG TGTCAAGCAACGGCCCAGCCGAGTTCCAGTAAACCAAGTACCAGTAAGGGAGTTGAGAATCTTGAAAATCACCCATCAG GTTGA